A window of the Callospermophilus lateralis isolate mCalLat2 chromosome 7, mCalLat2.hap1, whole genome shotgun sequence genome harbors these coding sequences:
- the Nt5c1a gene encoding cytosolic 5'-nucleotidase 1A isoform X1, which translates to MEPGESREAREPGPGAETAAAPRWEEAKTFYDNLAPKKKPKSPRPQNAVTIAVSSRALFRMDEEQRIYTEQGVEEYVRYQLEHENEPFSPGPAFPFVKALEAVNRRLRELYPDSEDVFDIVLMTNNHAQVGVRLINSINHYDLFIERFCMTGGNSPICYLKAYHTNLYLSADAEKVREAIDEGIAAATIFSPSRDVVVSQSQLRVAFDGDAVLFSDESERIVKAHGLDRFFEHEKAHENKPLAQGPLKGFLEALGRLQKKFYSKGLRLECPIRTYLVTARSAASSGARALKTLRSWGLETDEALFLAGAPKGPLLEKIRPHIFFDDQMFHVAGAQEMGTVAAHVPYGVAQTPRRAAPAKQAPSAQ; encoded by the exons ATGGAACCCGGGGAGTCCCGGGAGGCCCGGGAACCTGGACCCGGGGCAGAGACCGCCGCGGCCCCGCGCTGGGAGGAGGCCAAGACTTTCTATGACAACCTCGCGCCCAAGAAGAAACCTAAATCG CCCAGGCCTCAGAATGCTGTCACCATTGCTGTGTCCTCCCGAGCCTTGTTCCGCATGGACGAGGAGCAGCGGATCTACACGGAACAGGGCGTGGAGGAGTACGTGCGCTACCAGCTGGAGCACGAGAATGAGCCCTTCAGTCCCGGGCCAGCCTTCCCCTTCGTGAAG GCTCTGGAGGCTGTAAACAGGCGGCTTCGGGAGCTGTACCCCGACAGTGAGGATGTCTTTGACATCGTGCTCATGACCAACAACCACGCTCAAGTGGGAGTTCGCCTCATCAACAGTATCAACCACTACG ATCTGTTCATCGAGAGGTTCTGCATGACAGGAGGGAACAGCCCCATCTGCTACCTCAAGGCCTATCACACCAACCTCTACTTGTCAGCTGATGCAGAAAAAGTGCGAGAAGCCATTGATGAGG GGATTGCAGCTGCCACCATCTTCAGCCCCAGCAGGGATGTCGTTGTGTCCCAGAGTCAACTGCGCGTGGCTTTCGATGGGGATGCTGTGCTCTTCTCAGACGAGTCAGAGCGCATTGTCAAGGCGCATGGGCTGGACAGATTCTTCGAGCATGAGAAGGCCCATGAGAACAAACCTTTGGCTCAG GGCCCCTTAAAGGGCTTCCTGGAGGCACTGGGTAGGCTACAGAAGAAGTTCTACTCCAAGGGCCTGCGGCTAGAATGTCCAATCCGCACCTACTTGGTGACAGCACGCAGCGCAGCCAGTTCTGGGGCCCGAGCTCTCAAGACCCTGCGCAGCTGGGGCCTGGAGACGGATGAGGCCTTGTTCCTAGCTGGAGCACCCAAGGGCCCCCTCCTGGAGAAGATTCGCCCACATATCTTCTTTGATGATCAGATGTTCCACGTGGCTGGGGCTCAGGAGATGGGCACCGTGGCTGCCCATGTGCCTTACGGCGTGGCACAGACACCCCGGCGGGCTGCACCTGCAAAGCAGGCCCCATCTGCACAATAG
- the Nt5c1a gene encoding cytosolic 5'-nucleotidase 1A isoform X2 gives MVVLSLEPRPQNAVTIAVSSRALFRMDEEQRIYTEQGVEEYVRYQLEHENEPFSPGPAFPFVKALEAVNRRLRELYPDSEDVFDIVLMTNNHAQVGVRLINSINHYDLFIERFCMTGGNSPICYLKAYHTNLYLSADAEKVREAIDEGIAAATIFSPSRDVVVSQSQLRVAFDGDAVLFSDESERIVKAHGLDRFFEHEKAHENKPLAQGPLKGFLEALGRLQKKFYSKGLRLECPIRTYLVTARSAASSGARALKTLRSWGLETDEALFLAGAPKGPLLEKIRPHIFFDDQMFHVAGAQEMGTVAAHVPYGVAQTPRRAAPAKQAPSAQ, from the exons ATGGTGGTGCTGAGCCTGGAG CCCAGGCCTCAGAATGCTGTCACCATTGCTGTGTCCTCCCGAGCCTTGTTCCGCATGGACGAGGAGCAGCGGATCTACACGGAACAGGGCGTGGAGGAGTACGTGCGCTACCAGCTGGAGCACGAGAATGAGCCCTTCAGTCCCGGGCCAGCCTTCCCCTTCGTGAAG GCTCTGGAGGCTGTAAACAGGCGGCTTCGGGAGCTGTACCCCGACAGTGAGGATGTCTTTGACATCGTGCTCATGACCAACAACCACGCTCAAGTGGGAGTTCGCCTCATCAACAGTATCAACCACTACG ATCTGTTCATCGAGAGGTTCTGCATGACAGGAGGGAACAGCCCCATCTGCTACCTCAAGGCCTATCACACCAACCTCTACTTGTCAGCTGATGCAGAAAAAGTGCGAGAAGCCATTGATGAGG GGATTGCAGCTGCCACCATCTTCAGCCCCAGCAGGGATGTCGTTGTGTCCCAGAGTCAACTGCGCGTGGCTTTCGATGGGGATGCTGTGCTCTTCTCAGACGAGTCAGAGCGCATTGTCAAGGCGCATGGGCTGGACAGATTCTTCGAGCATGAGAAGGCCCATGAGAACAAACCTTTGGCTCAG GGCCCCTTAAAGGGCTTCCTGGAGGCACTGGGTAGGCTACAGAAGAAGTTCTACTCCAAGGGCCTGCGGCTAGAATGTCCAATCCGCACCTACTTGGTGACAGCACGCAGCGCAGCCAGTTCTGGGGCCCGAGCTCTCAAGACCCTGCGCAGCTGGGGCCTGGAGACGGATGAGGCCTTGTTCCTAGCTGGAGCACCCAAGGGCCCCCTCCTGGAGAAGATTCGCCCACATATCTTCTTTGATGATCAGATGTTCCACGTGGCTGGGGCTCAGGAGATGGGCACCGTGGCTGCCCATGTGCCTTACGGCGTGGCACAGACACCCCGGCGGGCTGCACCTGCAAAGCAGGCCCCATCTGCACAATAG